Proteins encoded in a region of the Halarcobacter mediterraneus genome:
- a CDS encoding 30S ribosomal protein S1: MAIDDIELGEDFDFEKMLNESFENAENNSVVNGVIVEITNDNVLVDVGQKIEGRLNISEITIGGEVQFKAGDTISVMLMGNKGERPNISYKKVLQKEKFDNFVKEHGENVEDITIEGKIVSVKNRGGFIIEDDSGLEYFMPMAQSYLKTHGAIGKKVKAKVLKINEAQNSIIVSRKKLIEEAKVEKDSKVNEILEKNEPVNGIVKKITSYGMFIDLGGIDGLVNYNEISYKGPVNPANYYNEGDEVSVVVLSYDKAKQHLSLSIKAALPNPWDEIKDELEVGDTITVTVSNFESYGAFVDLGNDIEGLLHISEISWNKNLKNPKDLLTLGEEVNVEVIELNVDKKRLRVSLKNLQEKPFAKFTKEHKVGDVVKGKIATLTDFGAFVTIGEVDGLLHNEEASWESNAKCKSLYKKGDEVEVKIIKIDREKENISLSIKEISDSPAQKFQNSHNLGDIVKGAVKDKKDFGIFIKLEDNLDGLIRNEDFGPLNAEEVNIGDELEAVVVNIDTKRNRVRLSIKRLEQQQEREVLKAVNDDTSMTLGDLLKDQIK, translated from the coding sequence ATGGCTATCGATGATATTGAATTAGGTGAAGACTTTGATTTTGAGAAAATGCTTAACGAGTCTTTTGAGAATGCTGAAAACAACTCTGTAGTAAATGGTGTAATTGTTGAAATTACTAATGATAATGTTCTTGTAGATGTAGGTCAAAAAATAGAAGGTAGACTAAATATCTCTGAAATTACAATCGGTGGAGAAGTACAATTTAAAGCTGGTGACACAATTTCTGTAATGTTAATGGGAAATAAAGGTGAAAGACCAAATATTTCTTATAAAAAAGTTCTACAAAAAGAAAAATTTGATAACTTTGTAAAAGAACATGGTGAAAATGTTGAAGATATTACAATTGAAGGTAAAATTGTTTCTGTAAAAAACAGAGGTGGTTTTATTATTGAAGATGATTCTGGTCTAGAATATTTTATGCCAATGGCACAATCATATTTAAAAACTCATGGAGCTATCGGTAAAAAAGTTAAAGCAAAAGTTTTAAAAATAAACGAAGCTCAAAACTCAATTATAGTTTCTAGAAAAAAACTTATTGAAGAAGCAAAAGTAGAAAAAGACTCTAAAGTAAATGAAATTTTAGAAAAAAACGAACCTGTAAATGGTATTGTTAAAAAAATAACTTCTTATGGAATGTTTATTGACCTAGGTGGAATTGATGGTTTAGTAAACTACAATGAAATCTCTTATAAAGGTCCTGTTAACCCTGCAAACTACTATAATGAAGGTGATGAAGTATCTGTTGTAGTATTATCTTATGATAAAGCTAAACAACACTTATCATTATCTATTAAAGCAGCACTTCCAAATCCTTGGGATGAAATTAAAGATGAACTAGAAGTAGGAGATACTATTACTGTTACAGTTTCAAACTTTGAATCTTATGGAGCATTTGTAGATTTAGGAAATGATATTGAAGGTTTATTACACATTTCAGAAATTTCTTGGAATAAAAACCTTAAAAATCCAAAAGACTTATTAACATTAGGTGAAGAAGTTAATGTTGAAGTTATTGAATTAAATGTAGATAAAAAAAGATTAAGAGTAAGTCTAAAAAATCTACAAGAGAAACCTTTTGCAAAATTTACAAAAGAGCATAAAGTTGGAGATGTAGTTAAAGGTAAAATTGCTACTTTAACTGATTTTGGTGCATTTGTTACAATTGGAGAAGTTGATGGTTTATTACACAATGAAGAAGCTTCTTGGGAATCAAATGCAAAATGTAAATCACTTTATAAAAAAGGTGATGAAGTTGAAGTTAAAATTATCAAAATAGATAGAGAAAAAGAAAATATTTCTTTATCAATTAAAGAAATTTCTGATTCACCTGCGCAAAAATTCCAAAACTCTCATAACCTTGGAGATATTGTAAAAGGTGCAGTAAAAGATAAAAAAGATTTTGGTATTTTTATTAAATTAGAAGACAATTTAGATGGTTTAATTAGAAATGAAGACTTTGGACCACTTAATGCTGAAGAAGTTAATATTGGCGATGAACTAGAAGCAGTTGTAGTTAATATTGATACTAAAAGAAATAGAGTTAGATTATCTATTAAAAGATTAGAACAACAACAAGAAAGAGAAGTTTTAAAAGCTGTTAATGATGATACATCTATGACTTTAGGTGATTTATTAAAAGACCAAATTAAATAA
- the serA gene encoding phosphoglycerate dehydrogenase, giving the protein MSKHTIVVCDHIHEDGLNILKTTEDINYVYAADIDKVSLLDVIKDADVAITRSSTDVDEKFLNAATNLKAIIRAGVGYDNVDMEACSKRGIIAMNVPTANTIAAVELTMAHMLSCMRKFPYAHNQLKNERIWKREDWYGNELFGKKLGVIGFGNIGHRVALRAKSFEMDVLTYDPYIPSTKATDLGVEYTTNFDDILACDIITIHTPKNQETIDMIGENEIAKMKDGVILINCARGGLYNEEALYNNLKSGKIAMAGIDVFKKEPATDHPLLDLNNITVTAHLGANTKESQKKIATQAAENAIESARGIAYPNALNLPIDENKIPSFVKPYIELTQKIAFLSAQLDKSAIRSISVCAQGEIKEYLDSLSTFATVGALTASSDKDEINYVNAKFIAEEKGIKFDTCEINHSSGYSNKITITITTEKRVNTISGTVFDDDVQRIVELDGFDFDIEPKGKMIMMRNNDVPGVIGQVGKLLGDNNINISDFRLARGKNSALAVILVDESISHKVLEQINNLEAAISVAYAEI; this is encoded by the coding sequence ATGAGTAAACATACAATTGTAGTTTGTGACCATATTCATGAAGATGGATTAAACATCTTAAAAACTACAGAAGACATAAATTATGTATATGCAGCAGATATAGATAAAGTATCTTTATTAGATGTAATAAAAGATGCAGATGTTGCTATTACTAGATCTTCAACAGATGTAGATGAAAAGTTTTTAAATGCAGCAACAAATCTAAAAGCAATTATTAGAGCTGGTGTTGGTTATGATAATGTAGATATGGAAGCTTGTAGCAAAAGAGGTATCATTGCTATGAATGTTCCAACTGCAAATACAATTGCAGCCGTTGAGCTTACTATGGCTCATATGCTATCTTGTATGAGAAAATTTCCTTATGCACACAATCAATTAAAAAATGAAAGAATTTGGAAAAGAGAAGACTGGTATGGTAATGAACTTTTTGGTAAAAAGTTAGGAGTCATTGGTTTTGGTAATATAGGGCATAGAGTTGCATTAAGAGCTAAGTCTTTTGAAATGGATGTTCTTACATATGACCCATATATTCCATCAACTAAAGCAACAGACTTAGGCGTTGAATATACAACAAACTTTGATGACATTTTAGCTTGTGATATAATTACTATACATACTCCTAAAAATCAAGAAACAATTGATATGATTGGTGAGAATGAAATTGCAAAAATGAAAGATGGTGTAATTTTAATAAATTGTGCAAGGGGTGGATTATATAATGAAGAAGCTCTTTACAATAACTTAAAATCTGGGAAAATTGCAATGGCAGGAATTGATGTTTTCAAAAAAGAGCCAGCAACAGATCACCCGCTTTTAGATTTAAATAATATAACTGTAACAGCCCACCTAGGAGCAAATACAAAAGAATCTCAAAAAAAGATTGCTACTCAAGCCGCTGAAAATGCAATTGAGTCTGCAAGAGGAATTGCATACCCTAATGCACTAAATCTACCAATTGATGAAAATAAGATTCCTTCATTTGTAAAACCGTATATTGAATTAACTCAGAAAATAGCATTCCTATCAGCACAATTAGATAAATCTGCAATTAGATCTATCTCTGTTTGTGCTCAAGGAGAAATAAAAGAATATTTAGATTCTTTATCAACATTTGCAACAGTAGGTGCATTAACAGCTTCTAGTGATAAAGATGAAATAAACTATGTAAATGCAAAATTTATAGCTGAAGAAAAAGGTATTAAATTTGATACTTGTGAAATAAATCATTCTTCAGGATATAGCAATAAAATCACAATAACTATTACTACAGAAAAAAGAGTAAATACAATTTCTGGTACAGTATTTGATGATGATGTTCAAAGAATTGTTGAACTTGATGGTTTTGATTTTGATATTGAACCAAAAGGTAAAATGATAATGATGAGAAACAATGATGTTCCTGGAGTAATTGGACAAGTTGGTAAATTGTTAGGAGATAATAATATTAATATTTCTGACTTCAGATTAGCAAGAGGTAAAAACTCTGCTTTAGCTGTAATCCTTGTTGATGAATCTATTTCTCATAAAGTTTTAGAACAAATAAATAATTTAGAAGCTGCAATTTCTGTAGCTTATGCAGAAATATAA
- the efp gene encoding elongation factor P has translation MANISMSELKKGLKIEIDGVPYKITEYQHVKPGKGAAFVRCKIKSFLNGKVIEKTFHAGDKCTTPDLQQKTMQYLYDDGEMLQFMDTNTYEQIGLTYDQVGDTADWIIDGMNVDMMFFNGDAITVEPPMVVELKIVETPPNFKGDSQGGKKPATLESGAVVQIPFHLVEDDVIKVDTRTGEYLEKVK, from the coding sequence ATGGCAAATATTTCAATGAGTGAACTAAAAAAGGGATTGAAAATTGAAATTGATGGTGTTCCTTATAAAATAACAGAATATCAGCATGTAAAACCTGGTAAAGGAGCAGCATTTGTAAGATGTAAAATTAAATCCTTTTTAAATGGTAAGGTAATTGAAAAAACATTTCATGCTGGTGATAAATGTACTACACCAGATTTACAACAAAAAACAATGCAATACCTATATGATGATGGTGAGATGCTACAATTTATGGATACAAATACTTATGAACAAATTGGTTTAACATACGATCAAGTTGGAGATACTGCAGATTGGATAATTGATGGAATGAACGTAGATATGATGTTCTTCAATGGTGATGCAATCACAGTTGAGCCTCCTATGGTAGTTGAACTTAAAATTGTAGAAACACCTCCTAACTTTAAAGGAGATTCACAAGGTGGTAAAAAACCTGCTACTTTAGAAAGTGGAGCCGTTGTACAAATTCCTTTCCATTTAGTAGAAGATGATGTAATAAAAGTTGATACTAGAACAGGTGAATACCTAGAGAAAGTAAAATAA
- the ribD gene encoding bifunctional diaminohydroxyphosphoribosylaminopyrimidine deaminase/5-amino-6-(5-phosphoribosylamino)uracil reductase RibD, giving the protein MKIDDNFFMKLAIDEAWKYQLLTYPNPAVGCLIVKNGEILSIEAHKEAGKAHAEVNALKAAYLKKYPNDVIKAKNSSHDIHKYLIENHKGFFNDCEVFVTLEPCNHEGKTPACSNLLKELKPKRVIIAHKDINKEASGGIETLLKAKIKVDLDCMRKEAYDLLYPFIKWTSGTFIFYKMAQTLNGSIDGNISSNSAKAYVHALRDKIDLMLIGGNTVRNDKPTLDARYIAGRAPDIMIYSKNRIFDTNIPLFKVANRKVTISNDLFKLLDYKIVMVEGVYNLLNILKEKLDFIVLLVSPKIRNGINALNDIDIDFEIVHENYIGDEKIIYLKKKS; this is encoded by the coding sequence ATGAAAATAGATGACAACTTTTTTATGAAATTAGCAATTGATGAAGCATGGAAATATCAGTTGTTAACTTATCCAAATCCTGCAGTTGGCTGTTTAATTGTAAAGAATGGTGAGATTTTATCAATAGAAGCACATAAAGAAGCAGGTAAAGCTCATGCAGAAGTAAATGCATTAAAAGCTGCTTATTTAAAAAAATATCCAAATGATGTAATTAAAGCAAAAAATTCAAGCCATGATATACATAAATACTTAATTGAAAACCATAAGGGGTTTTTTAATGATTGTGAAGTTTTTGTTACATTAGAACCATGTAATCATGAAGGAAAAACTCCTGCTTGTTCGAATCTTTTAAAAGAACTAAAACCAAAAAGAGTAATAATTGCTCATAAGGATATTAATAAAGAAGCCTCAGGTGGTATAGAAACTCTTTTAAAGGCAAAGATTAAGGTTGACCTTGATTGTATGAGAAAAGAGGCATATGATCTATTATATCCTTTTATAAAATGGACAAGTGGTACATTTATATTTTATAAAATGGCACAAACATTAAATGGCTCTATTGATGGTAATATTTCTTCAAACTCTGCAAAAGCATATGTTCACGCACTTAGAGATAAAATCGACTTAATGCTTATTGGAGGAAATACAGTTCGAAATGATAAACCTACATTAGATGCAAGATATATAGCTGGACGTGCCCCTGATATAATGATTTATTCTAAAAATAGAATATTTGATACAAATATTCCACTTTTTAAAGTAGCAAATAGAAAAGTTACTATAAGTAATGATTTATTTAAGCTTCTAGATTACAAAATTGTGATGGTAGAAGGAGTCTATAATTTGTTAAATATTCTTAAAGAAAAATTAGATTTCATAGTGTTACTTGTAAGCCCAAAAATTAGAAATGGAATTAATGCTTTAAACGATATTGATATTGATTTTGAAATAGTTCATGAGAATTATATTGGGGATGAAAAAATTATTTATTTGAAAAAAAAGAGTTAG
- the rimP gene encoding ribosome maturation factor RimP, translating into MNLEESIEIAVQGCGAEVYDIVSLKENDMNIFRVYVTSKEGINLDKCAEISRMISPILDLDEPMNGKYNLEVSSPGIERKLKNPRHFKASLGEKIKLKDFDKNSIKGELLSADDNEIKIKTEHGEEIITYDEISSASTYFEW; encoded by the coding sequence ATGAATTTAGAAGAATCAATTGAAATTGCAGTACAAGGTTGTGGTGCAGAAGTTTATGATATTGTATCTTTGAAAGAAAATGATATGAATATTTTCAGAGTTTATGTTACATCAAAAGAGGGAATTAATCTTGATAAATGTGCAGAAATTTCTAGAATGATATCTCCTATCTTGGATTTAGATGAGCCTATGAATGGTAAATATAATCTTGAAGTTAGTTCACCTGGAATAGAAAGAAAACTAAAAAATCCTAGGCATTTTAAAGCTTCTCTTGGTGAAAAAATTAAATTAAAAGACTTTGATAAGAATTCAATCAAGGGTGAATTATTAAGTGCTGATGATAATGAAATCAAAATTAAAACAGAACATGGAGAAGAAATAATTACATATGATGAAATTTCTTCTGCTTCAACATATTTTGAATGGTAA
- the rbfA gene encoding 30S ribosome-binding factor RbfA, producing the protein MKSINLQRTESLLMELVPEALSSMNDHRIRSLPITGINCKNGKYDAIVYFDGSDFEDKEIPGVVSALTKASGRIKSYVLSATGWYKCPTFKFENDKSLEKSKNIEDLFRKIEKDKKSDS; encoded by the coding sequence GTGAAAAGTATTAATCTTCAAAGAACTGAATCATTATTAATGGAACTTGTTCCTGAAGCTTTATCAAGTATGAATGATCATAGAATTCGTTCTCTTCCTATAACAGGTATAAACTGTAAAAATGGAAAGTATGATGCAATTGTATATTTTGATGGAAGTGACTTCGAGGATAAAGAAATACCAGGTGTAGTTTCTGCATTAACTAAAGCAAGTGGTAGAATAAAATCATATGTTTTAAGTGCAACAGGTTGGTATAAGTGTCCTACCTTTAAATTTGAAAATGATAAATCTTTAGAGAAGTCAAAAAATATTGAAGATTTATTTAGAAAAATTGAAAAAGATAAAAAGAGTGACTCATGA
- the infB gene encoding translation initiation factor IF-2 translates to MSDNVRVYEIAEEAGASSNEVIAKAKDLGIELKSPQTAVSFEDAEEITNYIMTGKSSKLVKKTVTKVVKKKEAPKKEEETPKEEEKAEKEVKTEKTVETKQEETPEKQEEKSLEKETSVKSVAPKRVVPKRRGLKIIKKKKPREEKEPTISNNIDNQPKKAMKSLSEILGGNENSNSNEQTKVSQEQTAALKQKKKEKKKQPPKAHEHGKVIEFERGSENNFSNASDESLLGEEVVLLDMDLADTSKLFDEPAKNNTKNDKDKKQTRSSRPAAFGNRPQGLKRKKRKKRIRREVEEIDITEVTIPEDVRVYEFAEACGKSPAEVITVLFGLGMMVTKNDFLKQDELEILGEEFGIEVTVKDALEDANYVEDYQEEEIDESNFETRPPVVTIMGHVDHGKTSLLDKIRSSKIASAEAGGITQHISAYTIKQNNQKITFVDTPGHAAFSAMRARGASVTDIVIIVVAADDGVKQQTEEVISHAKESGCPIIVAVNKIDKEAANMDMVKSQMAEREMTPVDWGGEIEFIGVSAKTGEGIDDLLENILLQSEILELKADPNAKAKATVVESSLEKGRGPVATVIVQNGELKVGDNVVCDTTFGRVKAITNDLGKPVKSLGLSETGSILGLNEVPDAGTVMVAQDSDKEAREIATKRAEHARAKELSKSTKVSLEEMSGLIAEGKIKQLPVIIKTDVGGSLEAIKGSLEKIQNEEVKVKVIHSGVGGITESDLILASASEGCIILGFNVRPTGSVKNKAKADGITINTYSIIYDLIDDIKDTLSGMMSAVIREENTGQAEVRDTFVVPKVGTVAGCFVTDGKVIRGGHARIIRDGVVTYTGKISSLKRFKDDVKEVSNGYECGIMFDKFNDIKVGDYIETFIQIEEKREIKA, encoded by the coding sequence ATGTCAGATAATGTAAGAGTATATGAAATTGCTGAAGAAGCAGGAGCAAGTAGTAATGAAGTAATTGCTAAAGCTAAAGATTTAGGGATAGAACTTAAATCACCTCAAACAGCAGTTTCTTTTGAAGATGCAGAAGAGATTACAAACTATATAATGACTGGTAAAAGTTCAAAACTTGTAAAAAAAACAGTTACAAAAGTAGTAAAGAAAAAAGAAGCACCTAAGAAAGAAGAAGAAACACCAAAAGAAGAAGAAAAAGCTGAAAAAGAAGTAAAAACTGAGAAAACAGTTGAAACTAAACAGGAAGAAACACCTGAGAAGCAAGAAGAAAAAAGTTTAGAAAAAGAAACTAGCGTTAAAAGTGTAGCTCCAAAAAGGGTTGTTCCAAAAAGAAGAGGGCTTAAGATCATTAAAAAGAAAAAGCCTAGAGAAGAAAAAGAACCTACAATTTCAAATAATATAGATAACCAACCTAAAAAAGCAATGAAATCATTAAGTGAAATTTTAGGTGGAAATGAAAATTCAAATTCTAATGAACAAACAAAAGTAAGTCAAGAGCAAACAGCTGCTTTAAAACAAAAGAAAAAAGAGAAAAAGAAACAACCTCCGAAAGCTCATGAGCATGGAAAGGTTATAGAATTTGAAAGAGGAAGTGAAAATAATTTTTCAAATGCAAGTGATGAATCTCTTTTAGGTGAAGAAGTTGTTTTACTTGATATGGATTTAGCAGATACTTCTAAGCTTTTTGATGAACCTGCTAAGAATAATACAAAAAATGATAAAGATAAAAAACAAACAAGATCTTCTAGACCTGCAGCGTTTGGAAATAGACCTCAAGGTTTAAAGAGAAAGAAAAGAAAGAAAAGAATTAGAAGAGAAGTCGAAGAAATTGATATTACTGAAGTAACAATTCCAGAAGACGTTAGGGTTTATGAATTTGCAGAAGCTTGTGGTAAATCACCAGCAGAGGTTATAACTGTATTATTTGGTCTTGGCATGATGGTTACAAAAAATGACTTTTTAAAACAAGATGAATTAGAAATTCTTGGTGAAGAGTTTGGAATAGAAGTAACAGTTAAAGATGCTTTAGAAGATGCAAACTATGTAGAAGATTATCAAGAAGAAGAAATAGATGAATCTAATTTTGAGACAAGACCTCCAGTAGTTACAATTATGGGGCATGTTGATCATGGTAAAACATCATTACTTGATAAGATTAGATCTTCTAAAATTGCTTCAGCTGAAGCAGGAGGAATTACTCAACATATTTCTGCATATACAATTAAGCAAAATAATCAAAAAATTACTTTTGTAGATACTCCAGGGCATGCCGCTTTCTCTGCCATGAGAGCAAGAGGTGCAAGTGTTACTGATATCGTAATTATTGTTGTAGCAGCAGATGATGGTGTTAAACAACAAACAGAAGAAGTTATTTCCCATGCAAAAGAGAGTGGATGTCCTATTATTGTTGCTGTTAATAAAATCGATAAAGAAGCAGCAAATATGGATATGGTAAAATCTCAAATGGCTGAGAGAGAAATGACTCCTGTTGATTGGGGTGGAGAAATTGAATTTATTGGAGTTTCTGCTAAAACAGGAGAAGGTATTGATGATTTATTAGAAAATATTCTTCTTCAATCAGAAATTTTGGAATTAAAAGCTGATCCAAATGCAAAAGCAAAAGCAACTGTTGTTGAATCTTCACTAGAAAAAGGAAGAGGTCCTGTTGCTACTGTAATTGTTCAAAATGGTGAATTAAAAGTAGGAGATAATGTAGTTTGTGATACTACTTTTGGTAGAGTTAAAGCTATTACTAATGATTTAGGTAAACCTGTAAAATCTTTAGGACTTTCTGAAACAGGTTCTATTTTAGGTTTAAATGAAGTACCTGATGCTGGAACTGTAATGGTTGCTCAAGATTCTGATAAAGAAGCAAGAGAAATTGCCACAAAAAGAGCTGAACATGCTAGAGCTAAAGAATTGTCTAAATCAACAAAAGTTTCTTTAGAAGAAATGAGTGGATTAATTGCAGAGGGTAAAATTAAACAACTTCCTGTGATTATTAAAACTGATGTAGGTGGTTCTTTAGAAGCAATTAAAGGTTCACTAGAAAAAATCCAAAATGAAGAAGTTAAAGTTAAAGTGATTCACTCTGGAGTGGGGGGAATTACTGAGTCTGATTTAATTTTAGCAAGTGCCAGTGAAGGTTGTATAATTTTAGGATTTAATGTAAGACCAACTGGTAGTGTAAAAAATAAAGCTAAAGCTGATGGAATTACTATTAATACTTATTCAATTATTTATGATTTAATTGATGATATTAAAGATACACTATCTGGTATGATGAGTGCTGTTATTAGAGAAGAAAATACTGGTCAGGCAGAAGTAAGAGATACTTTTGTTGTTCCAAAGGTAGGAACTGTTGCAGGTTGTTTTGTTACTGATGGTAAAGTTATTAGAGGTGGACATGCAAGAATTATTAGAGATGGTGTTGTTACTTATACTGGTAAGATTTCATCTCTTAAAAGATTTAAAGATGATGTTAAAGAAGTATCTAATGGCTATGAATGTGGTATTATGTTTGACAAGTTTAATGATATTAAAGTTGGAGATTATATTGAAACATTCATTCAGATTGAAGAAAAAAGAGAAATTAAGGCTTAA
- a CDS encoding DUF448 domain-containing protein — MTILKKPIRTCVVCRRKFEQDVLIRLKCENKKLSTYDNSGRSFYICKECISFLEDINSKNYKKLEKALFRECRNKDNYVGQLKEILTHVR, encoded by the coding sequence TTGACTATTTTGAAAAAACCAATCAGAACATGTGTTGTTTGTAGGAGAAAATTTGAACAAGATGTGTTAATAAGATTGAAATGTGAAAATAAAAAACTTTCCACTTATGACAATAGTGGAAGAAGTTTTTATATATGTAAAGAGTGTATTTCCTTTTTGGAAGATATAAACTCAAAAAATTATAAAAAACTTGAAAAAGCACTTTTTAGAGAGTGTAGAAACAAAGATAACTACGTAGGACAACTTAAGGAGATTTTAACGCATGTCAGATAA
- the thrB gene encoding homoserine kinase — MRISVPATSANLGPGFDSLGLAISLYNQVVIRPSKFHSVSLRGEGSNNPMLKDNNMFIAIFNDFYFNLAKKKRNFRFEFTNEVPLSRGLGSSSAVIVSAIASAYAIEGVKLEKEKLLNLALAYENHPDNITPAVMGGFNVASVQDNEVKSIRKELPRFLKAVVVIPNRPISTQLARKALPFKYSKEDTIFNIAHSSLLTAAFMTENWEMLKTASKDIVHQKYRMKQMPELFDVQKTALNNGALMSTLSGSGSTLFSLCYKEDSQRIESSLKKRFPHFRVLTRNFDNSGVRIED, encoded by the coding sequence TTGAGAATAAGTGTTCCCGCAACTAGTGCTAATTTAGGACCTGGATTTGATAGTTTAGGATTAGCAATATCATTATATAATCAAGTAGTAATTAGACCATCAAAATTTCATAGTGTTTCTTTAAGAGGAGAAGGTTCAAATAACCCAATGCTTAAAGATAATAATATGTTTATTGCTATATTTAATGATTTCTATTTTAATTTAGCAAAGAAAAAAAGAAATTTTAGATTTGAATTTACAAATGAAGTACCACTATCAAGGGGTCTTGGTAGTTCTTCGGCGGTAATTGTTTCTGCAATTGCTAGTGCATATGCTATTGAGGGTGTAAAACTTGAAAAAGAAAAGTTATTAAATTTAGCTCTTGCTTATGAAAATCACCCTGATAATATTACCCCTGCAGTAATGGGTGGTTTCAATGTTGCAAGTGTTCAAGATAATGAAGTGAAATCTATAAGAAAAGAGTTACCTCGTTTTTTAAAAGCAGTTGTTGTAATTCCTAACAGACCTATTTCAACACAACTTGCTAGAAAAGCTTTGCCTTTTAAATATTCTAAAGAAGATACTATTTTTAATATAGCTCATTCCTCTTTACTAACTGCTGCTTTTATGACAGAAAACTGGGAAATGCTAAAGACTGCATCAAAAGATATTGTTCATCAGAAATATCGAATGAAACAAATGCCTGAATTATTTGATGTTCAAAAAACTGCATTAAATAATGGTGCACTAATGAGTACTTTATCAGGTTCAGGTTCTACTTTATTTTCTTTATGCTATAAAGAAGATTCTCAAAGGATAGAAAGTTCTCTTAAAAAGAGATTCCCACATTTTAGGGTATTAACAAGAAATTTTGATAATTCTGGTGTGAGAATAGAAGATTAA
- the lpxC gene encoding UDP-3-O-acyl-N-acetylglucosamine deacetylase, with product MKQRTIANSVEIVGIGLHKGVPVKMKLEPLDSDMGIVFYRSDKAVSIPLKIENVVDTKMATVIGKDDVVISTIEHLLSAVYAYGIDNLRVVIDNDEVPVLDGSSAGYCMLIEEAGIKELEKSKKAIKIRQDIKIETDDGKRVSLKPSNHIIYDFSINFEHPVIGEQNFRFDYSIEEYKENISKARTFGFLHEVQYLRSIGLAQGGSLENAIVLDQSKVLNPEGLRYSDEFVRHKILDAIGDMALLGYTLVGEYDAHAGSHHLNHLLTKKVYEDKENYEIIDLEKADAEAHVFELAYSRIQA from the coding sequence ATGAAACAAAGAACTATAGCAAATAGTGTTGAAATTGTAGGGATAGGATTACATAAAGGTGTTCCTGTAAAGATGAAACTTGAACCTTTAGATTCAGATATGGGAATAGTTTTTTATAGATCTGATAAAGCAGTTTCTATTCCCTTAAAAATTGAAAATGTAGTAGATACAAAAATGGCAACAGTAATTGGAAAAGATGATGTTGTCATATCTACAATAGAACATTTACTATCTGCTGTATATGCTTATGGAATAGATAATTTACGTGTTGTTATTGATAATGATGAAGTTCCTGTTTTAGATGGTAGTTCTGCAGGGTATTGTATGCTTATAGAAGAAGCTGGAATAAAAGAACTTGAAAAATCTAAAAAAGCTATAAAAATAAGACAAGATATAAAAATAGAAACAGATGATGGTAAAAGAGTTAGTTTAAAACCTTCAAATCATATTATTTATGATTTTTCTATTAATTTTGAACATCCTGTTATTGGAGAACAAAACTTTAGATTTGATTATTCAATAGAAGAGTATAAAGAAAATATTAGTAAGGCACGAACTTTTGGTTTTTTACATGAAGTTCAATATTTAAGAAGTATTGGCTTAGCTCAAGGTGGAAGTTTGGAAAATGCAATTGTTTTAGACCAATCAAAAGTCTTAAACCCTGAAGGTTTAAGATATAGTGATGAATTTGTAAGGCATAAGATTTTAGATGCAATTGGAGATATGGCTTTATTGGGTTATACTTTAGTTGGAGAATATGATGCCCATGCAGGAAGTCATCATTTAAATCATTTACTTACAAAAAAAGTTTATGAAGATAAAGAAAATTATGAAATTATTGATTTAGAAAAAGCAGATGCAGAAGCTCATGTATTTGAACTTGCATATTCTAGGATACAAGCTTGA